In Leishmania donovani BPK282A1 complete genome, chromosome 20, one genomic interval encodes:
- a CDS encoding calpain-like cysteine peptidase, putative encodes MGCGASSENSSVTYVNGKPTFMGEEVTKGFEKDNGLLFRIVNKKKKQWAYYNDTTQYEMHVLVTFNEDCDIKALGKTKLEQQENGEWVASVVVYPCETEMFIEGRVNGFKSKMDALPLSEEYRQRQAEKEK; translated from the coding sequence ATGGGCTGCGGTGCTTCTTCTGAGAACAGCAGCGTCACGTACGTGAACGGCAAGCCCACCTTCATGGGTGAGGAGGTGACGAAGGGCTTCGAGAAGGACAATGGGCTGCTTTTCCGCATCGTGAACAAGAAGAAGAAGCAGTGGGCGTACTACAACGACACGACGCAGTACGAAATGCACGTGCTGGTCACCTTCAACGAGGACTGTGACATCAAGGCTCTTGGCAAGACgaagctggagcagcaggagaacgGCGAGTGGGTAGCCTCCGTGGTGGTGTACCCGTGCGAGACGGAGATGTTCATTGAGGGCCGCGTGAACGGCTTCAAGTCGAAGATGGACGCCTTGCCGCTGTCGGAGGAGTACCGCCAGCGTcaggcggagaaggaaaagTAG